Proteins encoded within one genomic window of Streptomyces sp. NBC_00523:
- a CDS encoding TOMM precursor leader peptide-binding protein, which yields MSAPTRTAPAPAVAPMEAARTVLRTALADRTGRDLPVVPVGATDATDALGGRGAPDPWAAERPGARVHLTASAVLIGPWGGDGTAPACGRCLAMRWQRLRSRSERDALETGGPDGPRPAGAWPLLTDHAHDAVAALCRALLDGPGAEPPATGPADRLLPQVTRLDLATLQVRTYPLLADPRCPGCAPPPDPAGPRPLTLVARPKPDPDGYRLRPASSYPLPEEALANPVCGMLGGGTWSDVTSPTTAPVAGSVFVRGYAGLNDVTWSGQENTFSTSRVLAFLEGLERYAGTHRRGRTTPVTGSWTELRADAVDPAVCGLYDPRTYRDDPLVDPFDPDRAIPWEWGWSLRDDKPVLVPSRLVYYSAGLAADNFVFECSNGCAIGGGLEEAVLGGLLELIERDAFLNAWYGNARLTEIDLATVGGRAAPAMAERAALQGYDVHAFDNRVDLAVPVVTALAVRRDGGIGALSFAAAASLDPRAAVEGALSEVLTYIPHLSRQTEERRDELEAMADDFDRVRHLKDHAQLYGLPRMTAHADSYLNPLAVRPFGDVYRDWETTGRPRTGDLRDDLRAVIGELARAGHDVIAVDQTTPEQERMGLRTVATLAPGLLPIDFGWNRRRAPFMPRLRTALRRGGHRTTDLTEAGMRMVPHPFP from the coding sequence ATGAGCGCCCCGACGCGCACCGCCCCGGCCCCCGCCGTCGCCCCCATGGAGGCGGCCCGGACCGTGCTCCGCACCGCCCTGGCCGACCGGACCGGGCGGGACCTCCCCGTCGTCCCGGTCGGCGCCACCGACGCCACCGACGCGCTCGGCGGCCGGGGCGCACCGGACCCCTGGGCGGCCGAACGCCCCGGCGCCCGCGTCCATCTCACCGCCTCCGCCGTCCTCATCGGCCCCTGGGGCGGCGACGGCACCGCCCCGGCCTGCGGGCGCTGCCTCGCGATGCGCTGGCAGCGCCTGCGCAGCCGCAGCGAGCGGGACGCCCTGGAGACCGGCGGCCCCGACGGCCCGCGCCCCGCAGGCGCCTGGCCTCTGCTCACCGACCACGCCCACGACGCCGTGGCCGCGCTGTGCCGCGCGCTGCTCGACGGCCCCGGCGCCGAACCCCCCGCCACCGGCCCGGCCGACCGGCTCCTGCCCCAGGTCACCCGCCTCGACCTGGCCACCCTCCAGGTGCGGACGTACCCGCTGCTCGCCGATCCCCGCTGCCCCGGCTGCGCCCCGCCGCCCGACCCCGCCGGGCCCCGCCCGCTCACCCTCGTCGCCCGGCCCAAGCCCGACCCGGACGGCTACCGGCTGCGCCCCGCGTCCTCGTACCCGCTGCCGGAGGAGGCCCTGGCCAACCCCGTGTGCGGGATGCTGGGCGGCGGCACCTGGTCCGACGTCACCTCGCCGACGACCGCGCCCGTCGCGGGCAGCGTCTTCGTACGGGGTTACGCGGGACTCAACGACGTCACCTGGAGCGGCCAGGAGAACACCTTCTCCACCAGCCGCGTCCTCGCCTTCCTGGAGGGCCTGGAGCGCTACGCCGGAACCCACCGGCGCGGCCGGACCACCCCCGTCACCGGCTCCTGGACGGAGCTGCGGGCCGACGCCGTCGACCCCGCCGTCTGCGGCCTCTACGATCCGCGCACCTACCGCGACGACCCGCTCGTGGACCCCTTCGACCCGGACCGCGCCATCCCGTGGGAGTGGGGCTGGTCGCTGCGCGACGACAAGCCCGTCCTCGTCCCGTCCCGGCTCGTCTACTACAGCGCGGGGCTGGCCGCCGACAACTTCGTCTTCGAGTGCTCCAACGGCTGCGCCATCGGCGGCGGTCTGGAGGAGGCCGTCCTCGGCGGCCTGCTCGAACTCATCGAACGGGACGCCTTCCTCAACGCCTGGTACGGCAACGCCCGGCTCACCGAGATCGACCTGGCCACCGTCGGCGGACGGGCCGCGCCCGCCATGGCCGAACGCGCCGCGCTCCAGGGCTACGACGTCCACGCCTTCGACAATCGCGTGGACCTGGCCGTCCCCGTCGTGACCGCGCTCGCCGTACGCCGCGACGGCGGCATCGGCGCCCTCTCCTTCGCGGCGGCCGCCTCGCTGGACCCGCGGGCGGCGGTGGAAGGGGCCCTGTCCGAAGTGCTCACGTACATCCCGCACCTCTCCCGCCAGACCGAGGAGCGCCGCGACGAACTGGAGGCGATGGCCGACGACTTCGACCGGGTGCGCCACCTCAAGGACCACGCCCAGCTCTACGGCCTGCCCCGGATGACCGCCCACGCCGACAGCTACCTCAACCCCCTGGCCGTACGACCCTTCGGCGACGTCTACCGGGACTGGGAGACCACCGGCCGCCCCCGCACCGGCGACCTGCGCGACGACCTCCGCGCCGTCATCGGTGAACTCGCCCGCGCCGGGCACGACGTGATCGCCGTGGACCAGACCACCCCGGAGCAGGAGCGCATGGGCCTGCGCACCGTCGCCACCCTCGCCCCCGGGCTCCTGCCGATCGACTTCGGCTGGAACCGCCGCCGCGCCCCCTTCATGCCCCGCCTGCGCACCGCGCTCCGCCGGGGCGGCCACCGCACGACGGACCTGACCGAGGCCGGGATGCGCATGGTCCCGCACCCCTTCCCGTAA
- a CDS encoding amidohydrolase, whose amino-acid sequence MTHLTAPRPAAHPALSPALTQETIRPALTLYLDVHRHPETSGEEARTAALFADRLTAAGLDVTRGIGGHGVVGVLRNGEGPRVYLRTELDALPLRELTGLPYASTGPAMHACGHDLHLAAATGAADLLARTTDHWRGTLVVVGQPAEETLTGARAMLADGLYERFGRPDAVLAQHAAPLPAGLIAHGGPHAPVAAASAALTVVVHGRGGHAATPQLTVDPVVTAAAVIGRLQTVVAREAAPAEQLTLTVGTVHAGTAVNIIPDTAELGIGLRALTDDTLDRALAAVDRIVRAECAASACPRDPDLTVLSRSPALHGDPAATDAVRAAHTALYGPARVTGWPPSLAAEDFALYGDAGRDLHGETGIPLVYWMLGTTSPREWAATSGTGIPPNHSPHFAPAIRTALPAAITALTAAALNRLAGRQGTA is encoded by the coding sequence TTGACCCACCTGACCGCCCCCCGGCCGGCCGCCCACCCCGCCCTGTCCCCGGCCCTCACCCAGGAAACGATCCGCCCCGCCCTCACCCTCTATCTGGACGTCCACCGCCACCCGGAGACGTCCGGCGAGGAGGCCCGCACCGCAGCCCTGTTCGCGGACCGGCTCACCGCCGCGGGACTCGACGTCACCCGGGGCATCGGCGGCCACGGAGTCGTCGGCGTCCTCCGCAACGGCGAGGGCCCCCGCGTCTACCTGCGCACCGAGCTCGACGCCCTGCCGCTCCGCGAGCTCACCGGCCTCCCGTACGCGAGCACCGGCCCCGCCATGCACGCCTGCGGCCACGACCTCCACCTGGCGGCGGCCACCGGCGCGGCGGACCTGCTGGCCCGCACCACCGACCACTGGCGCGGCACCCTCGTGGTCGTGGGCCAGCCCGCCGAGGAGACCCTGACCGGGGCGCGGGCGATGCTGGCGGACGGCCTGTACGAGCGGTTCGGCAGACCCGACGCGGTCCTCGCCCAGCACGCCGCCCCGCTCCCCGCCGGCCTGATCGCGCACGGCGGCCCCCACGCCCCGGTCGCCGCCGCGAGCGCCGCCCTCACCGTCGTCGTCCACGGCCGGGGCGGCCACGCGGCGACCCCGCAGCTCACCGTGGACCCCGTGGTCACGGCCGCGGCGGTGATCGGCCGCCTTCAGACGGTCGTCGCCCGCGAGGCGGCCCCCGCCGAGCAACTGACCCTCACCGTGGGCACGGTGCACGCCGGGACGGCCGTCAACATCATCCCGGACACCGCCGAACTGGGCATCGGCCTGCGCGCCCTCACCGACGACACCCTGGACCGGGCGCTGGCGGCGGTGGACCGCATCGTCCGGGCGGAGTGCGCCGCGTCGGCCTGCCCCCGCGACCCGGACCTCACGGTGCTCTCCCGCTCCCCGGCCCTGCACGGCGACCCGGCCGCGACGGACGCGGTCCGCGCCGCCCACACGGCCCTGTACGGCCCGGCACGCGTCACGGGCTGGCCCCCGTCCCTGGCCGCCGAGGACTTCGCCCTCTACGGGGACGCGGGCCGCGACCTCCACGGCGAGACCGGAATCCCGCTGGTGTACTGGATGCTGGGCACGACGAGCCCCCGCGAGTGGGCAGCCACCAGCGGCACTGGCATCCCCCCGAACCACTCCCCCCACTTCGCCCCCGCGATCCGCACAGCACTCCCGGCAGCGATCACGGCGCTCACGGCGGCAGCGCTGAACCGGCTGGCCGGGCGCCAGGGCACGGCCTAG
- a CDS encoding ABC transporter ATP-binding protein, which yields MNEVQAMPTTPGDAASPAPAVHVRHISKRYGERQALDDVSLEIGRGEFFGLLGPNGAGKSTLVEIMEGLRRADSGTVAVFGESPWPRNTALLPRVGVQTQSSAFFVRQRAHEHLRTVAALYGAPLSAVDATLEAVGLTEQRDIQVESLSGGQRQRLAIASALVHGPELIFLDEPTAALDPQARRDLWEVLRALKAQGRTIVYTTHHLDEAEALCDRIAILVDGKVAVTDTPHNLVGGFKAATRLMLPLGRLGEDQAAAIPGVDRVTVQGGSLVLETREAGQVLSAVDKLTGLDGVQTRTAGLEDVYLDLTARLTRSAHAPHRNADTTEHQP from the coding sequence ATGAATGAGGTACAGGCGATGCCAACCACCCCCGGCGATGCGGCCTCCCCGGCCCCCGCCGTCCACGTCCGGCACATCTCCAAGCGGTACGGGGAACGCCAGGCCCTCGACGACGTGTCGCTGGAGATCGGGCGCGGCGAGTTCTTCGGCCTGCTCGGGCCCAACGGCGCGGGCAAGTCGACCCTGGTGGAGATCATGGAGGGGCTGCGCCGGGCCGACAGCGGCACGGTCGCCGTGTTCGGCGAGTCCCCCTGGCCGCGCAACACCGCGCTGCTGCCCCGGGTCGGCGTCCAGACCCAGTCCTCCGCGTTCTTCGTACGGCAGCGGGCGCACGAGCACCTGCGGACCGTCGCCGCCCTCTACGGCGCCCCGCTGAGCGCCGTGGACGCCACGCTGGAGGCCGTCGGGCTCACCGAGCAGCGCGACATCCAGGTGGAAAGCCTCTCCGGCGGGCAGCGCCAGCGCCTCGCCATCGCCTCCGCCCTCGTCCACGGCCCCGAGCTGATCTTCCTGGACGAGCCCACCGCCGCCCTGGACCCGCAGGCCCGCCGCGATCTGTGGGAGGTGCTGCGCGCCCTCAAGGCGCAGGGCCGCACCATCGTCTACACCACCCACCACCTGGACGAGGCGGAAGCGCTCTGCGACCGCATCGCGATCCTCGTGGACGGCAAGGTCGCGGTCACCGACACCCCGCACAACCTCGTCGGCGGGTTCAAGGCGGCCACCAGGCTGATGCTGCCGCTGGGCCGACTCGGCGAGGACCAGGCGGCGGCCATCCCCGGCGTCGACCGGGTCACCGTCCAGGGCGGCTCCCTCGTCCTGGAGACCCGCGAGGCGGGCCAGGTCCTCAGCGCCGTCGACAAGCTGACCGGTCTCGACGGCGTCCAGACCCGCACCGCCGGCCTGGAGGACGTCTACCTCGACCTGACGGCCCGGCTCACCCGGTCCGCGCACGCCCCCCACCGGAACGCCGACACCACGGAGCACCAGCCATGA
- a CDS encoding phosphotransferase — MSQGRADLTPELIRALLRDQHPDLAELPLSLAARGWDNQLWRLGEGLAVRLPWATESADELLLKEHAWVPGLAPGLPLPVPVPQRLGVPSGLFPRPWLVTTWVSGEPADRVPATRGEDAADVLARFLSALHRPAPDGAPVGRGRGGPLGPYGQYFERSLLDAVGRGLVADPDGVRRVWADAVAAPDWDGPALWLHGDLHPANVLTANGTFCGVIDFGDLFAGDPACDLAAAWILLPDTGVDRFYAAYRPAPDVATLRRARGCAVLRALSGLLIADDGDRGLPNGKSTWGPPARRSLERLVASLG, encoded by the coding sequence ATGTCCCAAGGCCGCGCCGACCTGACGCCCGAGCTCATTCGCGCCCTCCTCCGTGACCAGCACCCCGATCTCGCCGAGCTCCCCCTCAGCCTTGCCGCGCGGGGGTGGGATAACCAGTTGTGGCGGTTGGGGGAGGGGTTGGCTGTGCGGTTGCCGTGGGCTACTGAGTCTGCTGATGAGTTGTTGTTGAAGGAGCACGCCTGGGTGCCGGGGCTTGCTCCGGGGCTGCCGTTGCCCGTGCCTGTGCCGCAGCGGCTTGGTGTGCCGTCCGGGCTGTTTCCTCGGCCCTGGTTGGTCACCACGTGGGTGTCCGGGGAGCCCGCTGATCGGGTTCCGGCTACGCGGGGTGAGGACGCGGCCGATGTGTTGGCTCGGTTTCTCAGCGCTCTGCACCGGCCCGCCCCGGACGGGGCGCCTGTCGGGAGGGGGAGGGGTGGGCCCCTGGGGCCCTACGGGCAGTACTTCGAGCGGTCGCTTCTTGATGCTGTCGGGCGGGGGTTGGTCGCCGATCCGGACGGCGTTCGCCGCGTCTGGGCCGATGCAGTGGCCGCTCCGGACTGGGACGGGCCCGCGTTGTGGCTTCACGGGGATCTGCATCCCGCCAATGTGTTGACCGCCAACGGCACGTTCTGCGGGGTCATCGACTTCGGGGACCTCTTCGCCGGTGACCCGGCCTGCGACCTCGCCGCCGCCTGGATTCTGCTTCCGGACACTGGCGTTGACCGGTTCTACGCCGCCTATCGGCCCGCCCCGGACGTGGCAACTCTTCGGCGGGCCCGTGGTTGCGCGGTCCTGCGGGCGCTGAGTGGGCTGCTCATCGCGGACGACGGTGACCGGGGGCTCCCCAACGGGAAGTCGACGTGGGGGCCGCCCGCTCGGAGGTCACTGGAGCGGTTGGTCGCCTCGCTGGGGTGA
- a CDS encoding GNAT family N-acetyltransferase — MPMTIRPARRDDIPPLAALIEEIERFYGATEIQPLTERHTQIEDSLFAPIPLAQALVADPGDGTLAGMAAYSFLWPARGTTHALFLKELYVSEPWRGGGVGAHLMAELRAVASARPGCSRMEWMGDTDNAQALGFYGALGFEVVEGKVVYRVGVEG; from the coding sequence ATGCCGATGACGATCCGCCCCGCCCGACGCGACGACATCCCGCCCCTCGCGGCCCTGATCGAGGAGATCGAACGCTTCTACGGAGCCACGGAGATCCAGCCGCTCACGGAACGCCACACCCAGATCGAGGACTCCCTGTTCGCCCCGATCCCGCTCGCTCAGGCACTGGTCGCAGACCCGGGCGACGGCACCCTGGCCGGGATGGCCGCGTACTCGTTCCTCTGGCCGGCGCGGGGGACGACGCATGCGCTGTTCCTGAAGGAGCTGTACGTGAGTGAACCGTGGCGGGGCGGGGGCGTGGGTGCCCACCTGATGGCGGAACTCCGAGCGGTGGCGTCCGCCCGTCCCGGGTGCAGTCGGATGGAGTGGATGGGGGACACGGACAACGCGCAGGCCCTGGGGTTCTACGGGGCGCTGGGGTTTGAGGTGGTGGAGGGGAAGGTGGTGTACCGGGTGGGGGTGGAGGGGTGA
- a CDS encoding thiazolylpeptide-type bacteriocin, with product MEKNLSTLADEILELEAETFEISDYSDASEVVLAGSTSCSSTSTCSSTTSTTSCTA from the coding sequence ATGGAGAAGAACCTCAGCACCCTCGCCGACGAGATCCTCGAGCTGGAGGCCGAGACCTTCGAGATCTCGGACTACTCGGACGCCAGCGAGGTCGTGCTCGCCGGTTCCACCAGCTGCAGCTCGACCTCGACGTGCAGCTCCACCACCAGCACCACCTCCTGCACCGCCTGA
- a CDS encoding GNAT family N-acetyltransferase, producing MPARPLALHPLRFTPEEIREVVALYAGSPAYWRAAGEYDPDDIQATRVEADLRDEVATEGGEVLLARSGEGQLVGVVCLLRRHPRDGLPWIGLLIVDGRARRTGIGRRLVGLVEDRFRAEGRSGLRLAVLENNPDALAFWESLGWREIDRRQDLAHDRPCIVMHKHLA from the coding sequence ATGCCGGCCCGCCCCCTCGCCCTCCACCCCCTCCGCTTCACCCCCGAGGAGATCCGCGAAGTCGTCGCCCTCTACGCCGGTAGCCCGGCCTACTGGCGCGCGGCAGGCGAGTACGACCCCGACGACATCCAGGCGACGCGGGTCGAGGCCGATCTGCGGGATGAGGTCGCCACGGAGGGCGGCGAGGTGCTGCTCGCGCGCAGCGGGGAAGGGCAGCTCGTCGGGGTCGTCTGTCTGCTGCGCCGGCATCCGAGGGACGGCCTGCCCTGGATCGGGCTGCTCATCGTGGACGGCCGTGCCCGCCGTACGGGGATCGGGCGCCGGCTCGTCGGGCTGGTCGAGGACCGGTTTCGGGCCGAAGGACGGAGTGGCCTCCGGCTCGCCGTACTTGAGAACAACCCGGATGCGTTGGCCTTCTGGGAGTCCCTCGGATGGCGCGAGATCGACCGGCGTCAGGACCTGGCCCACGACCGGCCGTGCATCGTCATGCACAAGCACCTGGCCTGA
- a CDS encoding DoxX family protein, which produces MRTAYLTVTILGIFFNGAAAVTYLIGHEYPKSQADMKGIPRKYVPWLGMCLAAGTLGLLAGFAVPALGTLAACGLILYFIGAIIAHTRVGSRNIVGGIVFLATAIAALILGVQYHGAW; this is translated from the coding sequence ATGCGCACCGCCTACCTCACGGTCACCATCCTCGGCATCTTCTTCAACGGTGCCGCCGCCGTGACCTACCTCATCGGCCACGAATACCCCAAGTCTCAGGCCGACATGAAGGGCATCCCCCGCAAGTACGTCCCCTGGCTCGGCATGTGCCTGGCCGCGGGCACCCTCGGGCTGCTCGCCGGGTTCGCCGTGCCCGCGCTCGGCACGCTCGCCGCGTGCGGGCTGATCCTCTACTTCATCGGCGCGATCATCGCCCACACCCGCGTCGGATCAAGAAACATCGTCGGCGGGATCGTCTTCCTGGCGACGGCCATCGCCGCCCTGATCCTGGGCGTGCAGTACCACGGGGCCTGGTGA
- a CDS encoding M50 family metallopeptidase: MNPATDRARAAARAYRPALGPGVLISPPLLRGPRTVHLLKHPVSGAAFEVGPKEHFLIARLDGTRTLDDLAPAYAERFGRRLAEEHWNRLLGLLGTRSLLAGAPDPPPATPPPARTGGRWHGTRRLVADADRTTARLHRVLRPLLHPVVQLPLLAAVLVTVVALVLHTGELLDGTGELIREPAALAGAALFLWFSITLHELAHGIAAQHYGGTVTEIGLRWRFPVAMLYCTVDNYLFLPALRARLVIAGAGAHLNMVLLLPFALWWSLLPPGDPTRALLAGLLLLGAVQGLSNLVPLPPLDGYRMLGHLLGTARLAPETRAYLALRRGDPDAAAAYPRRARRVYTAYAAGFVALVLLAAAGTCAAAYQLLTG; encoded by the coding sequence ATGAACCCGGCCACCGACCGCGCCCGCGCCGCCGCTCGCGCGTACCGCCCCGCGCTCGGGCCCGGCGTCCTCATCAGCCCGCCCCTGCTGCGCGGCCCCCGCACGGTGCACCTGCTCAAGCACCCCGTGAGCGGCGCCGCGTTCGAGGTCGGGCCCAAGGAGCACTTCCTCATCGCCCGCCTCGACGGCACCCGCACCCTGGACGACCTCGCGCCCGCCTACGCCGAACGCTTCGGCCGCCGGCTCGCCGAGGAGCACTGGAACAGGCTCCTCGGTCTCCTCGGCACCCGGAGCCTGCTCGCGGGCGCCCCCGATCCGCCGCCCGCCACCCCTCCCCCGGCCCGGACCGGCGGCCGGTGGCACGGCACCCGGCGCCTGGTCGCCGACGCCGACCGGACCACCGCCCGGCTCCACCGCGTCCTGCGTCCGCTGCTCCACCCGGTGGTCCAGCTCCCGCTGCTGGCCGCGGTCCTGGTCACCGTCGTGGCCCTCGTCCTGCACACCGGCGAACTCCTGGACGGCACCGGTGAGTTGATTCGGGAGCCGGCCGCCCTGGCGGGTGCCGCCCTGTTCCTGTGGTTCAGCATCACCCTGCACGAACTGGCCCACGGCATCGCGGCCCAGCACTACGGCGGCACGGTCACCGAGATCGGGCTGCGCTGGCGCTTCCCGGTGGCGATGCTCTACTGCACCGTCGACAACTACCTCTTCCTCCCCGCCCTGCGCGCCCGGCTCGTCATCGCCGGGGCGGGCGCCCACCTCAACATGGTGCTGCTGCTGCCCTTCGCCCTCTGGTGGTCCCTGCTGCCCCCCGGCGACCCCACCAGGGCGCTGCTCGCCGGGCTCCTGCTGCTCGGCGCCGTCCAGGGGCTCAGCAACCTCGTCCCGCTGCCCCCGCTCGACGGCTACCGCATGCTCGGCCACCTCCTCGGCACCGCCCGCCTCGCCCCGGAGACCCGCGCCTACCTGGCCCTGCGCCGCGGCGACCCGGACGCGGCCGCCGCGTACCCCCGCCGGGCCCGACGCGTCTACACGGCGTACGCCGCCGGATTCGTCGCCCTCGTCCTCCTCGCCGCGGCGGGCACCTGCGCCGCGGCGTACCAGCTCCTGACGGGATGA
- a CDS encoding ABC transporter permease codes for MSAYAALAAAGYRAQIRDKSTLFFTFAFPLLFLVVFGLIFRGQDVEESGLSYLSYTAAGVLSWGVANAAVFGIAFTLMQWRNDDILRLIRMSPAPLSAVIGSRYVLALVVGAVQSLLFVGVAMLPVFGLRPASGWPLLIPVLFLGVTTFLLLGVIIGSFADTPESVAAVANFLMLPMAFLSGSFFPLDSMPSWLQHVSVVLPLRYLNDAVSHAIAGRGGLSDVWVGCAGLVVFALVFGTVAVKTFRWTRSS; via the coding sequence ATGAGCGCCTACGCCGCACTGGCCGCAGCGGGCTACCGCGCCCAGATCCGCGACAAGAGCACCCTCTTCTTCACCTTCGCCTTCCCGCTCCTCTTCCTCGTCGTCTTCGGCCTGATCTTCCGGGGCCAGGACGTCGAGGAGAGCGGCCTCTCCTACCTCTCGTACACCGCCGCCGGGGTCCTGTCCTGGGGCGTCGCCAACGCCGCCGTCTTCGGTATCGCGTTCACCCTGATGCAGTGGCGGAACGACGACATCCTGCGCCTGATCCGGATGTCCCCGGCCCCGCTCTCCGCCGTCATCGGCTCCCGTTACGTCCTCGCCCTGGTCGTCGGGGCCGTGCAGTCGCTGCTGTTCGTCGGCGTCGCCATGCTGCCGGTGTTCGGCCTGCGGCCCGCCTCCGGGTGGCCGCTGCTGATCCCGGTCCTCTTCCTCGGTGTGACCACCTTCCTGCTGCTCGGCGTCATCATCGGCTCCTTCGCCGACACCCCGGAGTCCGTCGCGGCCGTCGCCAACTTCCTGATGCTGCCGATGGCGTTCCTCTCCGGCTCCTTCTTCCCGCTGGACTCGATGCCGTCCTGGCTCCAGCACGTCTCCGTGGTCCTGCCGCTGCGCTACCTCAACGACGCCGTGTCCCACGCGATCGCCGGACGCGGGGGCCTCTCCGACGTCTGGGTGGGCTGCGCCGGACTCGTCGTCTTCGCCCTGGTCTTCGGCACCGTCGCCGTCAAGACCTTCCGCTGGACGAGGTCCTCATGA
- a CDS encoding lantibiotic dehydratase C-terminal domain-containing protein, translating to MPELISPSPARPAATERGDWIALHVFYAASPRPMLVDCVRPLVAELTAEGLLAGHFFITYWLEGPHVRLRLRPASPAAAPEVLRRAEAALTAFLRTRPALYEVDSGFLKDFYNELFDIEFPGEDRTRYMGEDGRMNLRPNNSFSLEPYAPEYAKYGGPAGVELAEWHFRHSSDLVIDAFRTMNLHLRTVLLGTSAQLMMVMASCFLPEKDRLADYLDGYYAFWHRAFPGTGFIGSEEYERNYAQMAPALGTRFAAIRAAVAAGELDRLPSFLRGWAAHCLELRERVTDLATRGELLFPAWDGPAREDTGQERTEPANAAPLERLTHVQAVLPRLLSPYMHMTNNRLHVTIRDEAYLSFVLGQVLREPSGDAGTDGAGADNGVTDKAGTNSAAGS from the coding sequence ATGCCGGAACTGATCTCACCCAGCCCCGCCCGCCCCGCCGCCACGGAACGGGGGGACTGGATCGCGCTGCACGTCTTCTACGCGGCCAGCCCCCGGCCGATGCTGGTCGACTGCGTCCGCCCGCTGGTCGCCGAACTGACCGCCGAAGGGCTGCTGGCGGGCCACTTCTTCATCACGTACTGGCTGGAGGGACCGCACGTACGGCTCCGGCTGCGCCCCGCGAGCCCCGCCGCCGCGCCCGAGGTGCTGCGCCGCGCCGAAGCGGCCCTCACCGCCTTCCTCCGGACCCGGCCCGCCCTCTACGAGGTCGACTCCGGGTTCCTCAAGGACTTCTACAACGAGCTGTTCGACATCGAGTTCCCCGGCGAGGACCGCACCCGTTACATGGGCGAGGACGGCCGGATGAACCTGCGGCCGAACAACTCCTTCAGCCTGGAGCCGTACGCCCCCGAGTACGCCAAGTACGGCGGCCCGGCCGGGGTCGAGCTGGCCGAGTGGCACTTCCGGCACTCCAGCGACCTGGTCATCGACGCCTTCCGCACCATGAACCTCCACCTGCGGACCGTGCTCCTCGGCACGTCCGCGCAGCTGATGATGGTGATGGCGAGCTGCTTCCTGCCGGAGAAGGACCGGCTCGCCGACTACCTGGACGGCTACTACGCGTTCTGGCACCGCGCCTTCCCCGGCACCGGCTTCATCGGCTCGGAGGAGTACGAGCGCAACTACGCGCAGATGGCGCCCGCCCTGGGCACCCGCTTCGCCGCGATCCGCGCCGCCGTCGCGGCCGGGGAGCTCGACCGGCTGCCGTCCTTCCTGCGCGGCTGGGCGGCCCACTGCCTGGAGCTGCGGGAGCGGGTCACCGACCTCGCCACCCGGGGCGAACTCCTCTTCCCCGCCTGGGACGGACCCGCCCGCGAGGACACCGGCCAGGAACGCACCGAGCCGGCCAATGCGGCCCCCCTGGAACGGCTCACCCATGTCCAGGCCGTCCTGCCCCGGCTGCTCTCCCCGTACATGCACATGACGAACAACCGGCTGCATGTGACCATCCGCGACGAGGCGTACCTCTCCTTCGTCCTCGGCCAGGTCCTGCGCGAGCCGTCGGGCGACGCGGGTACGGACGGCGCCGGTGCGGACAACGGCGTTACGGACAAGGCCGGTACGAACAGCGCGGCGGGCTCATGA
- a CDS encoding aminoglycoside phosphotransferase family protein — protein sequence MIVIPEEFARTTVEREGSAGAAWLAELPQIVADLLDAWGCTPDGPLTHGGVGVILPVRRDHTPPAVLKVSFPHPGNDHEPDAFVAWGGRGAVSLYERDDRRYAMLLERASTVTLAEAGDGDDVVVVAARLARRLAVPAPPGLPRLSNQAGEWEDGLRRDDVEFARPLPRPVIDAALATVRELGRAQPETLVHGDLHGRNILRAEREPWLAVDPKGYVGDPAYDAGALMKSRAYALAGTHDLRSTAHRIVDVFADAAELERERVRRWAQLHAVQAAFWARRHGFRVARGGPELEWVTAFADRLAELLTEPS from the coding sequence ATGATCGTCATCCCGGAGGAATTCGCCCGGACGACCGTCGAGCGCGAGGGCAGCGCCGGGGCAGCCTGGCTCGCGGAGCTGCCGCAAATCGTCGCCGACTTGCTGGACGCCTGGGGCTGCACACCCGACGGCCCCCTCACCCACGGCGGCGTCGGCGTCATCCTCCCCGTCCGGCGCGACCACACGCCCCCCGCCGTGCTCAAGGTCTCCTTCCCGCACCCCGGGAACGACCACGAACCCGACGCCTTCGTCGCCTGGGGCGGGCGTGGGGCCGTAAGCCTGTACGAGCGGGACGACAGGCGGTACGCGATGCTGCTGGAGCGGGCCTCGACGGTGACGCTCGCCGAGGCCGGCGACGGGGACGACGTGGTCGTCGTCGCCGCTCGGCTCGCGCGGCGGCTCGCCGTGCCCGCGCCGCCCGGGCTGCCCCGGCTCAGCAACCAGGCCGGGGAGTGGGAGGACGGGCTGCGCAGGGACGACGTCGAGTTCGCGCGCCCCCTGCCGCGGCCCGTCATCGACGCCGCCCTCGCCACCGTGAGGGAGTTGGGGCGAGCGCAGCCCGAGACGCTCGTCCACGGGGATCTGCACGGGCGGAACATCCTGCGGGCCGAGCGCGAGCCCTGGCTGGCCGTTGATCCGAAGGGGTACGTGGGCGACCCGGCGTACGACGCGGGGGCGTTGATGAAGTCCCGCGCGTACGCACTCGCGGGCACCCACGATCTCCGCAGCACCGCCCACCGCATCGTGGACGTCTTCGCCGATGCCGCCGAGCTGGAGCGTGAACGCGTCCGCCGCTGGGCCCAGTTGCACGCCGTGCAAGCCGCCTTCTGGGCCCGGCGGCACGGGTTCCGGGTCGCCCGCGGCGGGCCCGAGCTGGAGTGGGTCACCGCCTTCGCGGACCGGCTGGCGGAATTGTTGACCGAGCCCTCCTGA